The following coding sequences lie in one Capnocytophaga stomatis genomic window:
- a CDS encoding DUF2797 domain-containing protein — translation MFQGVLQKMLTEMANPVRYYLQLQNDFLVVNELINRKIKLHFSHFQCLNCGSEEPIFRQGFCKKCFFEVPQAADWIMHPELSKAHLDIEERDLNYEKQMQLQPHYVYLANSSNVKVGVTRKSQTPTRWIDQGAHEALIVAELPNRYLAGITEVALKQHISDKTNWRKMLTNSIENVDLKEIKSGLFPFIPEEAKPYVLGNMDEIHIHFPVKKYPTQVKTLNLLKTPTYEGILTGIKGQYLIFEDDTVFNVRSNEGLVVGLTITD, via the coding sequence ATGTTTCAAGGTGTATTACAAAAAATGCTTACTGAGATGGCGAATCCGGTTCGTTACTATTTGCAACTTCAGAATGATTTTTTGGTTGTTAATGAGTTGATTAATAGGAAAATCAAACTGCATTTTTCTCATTTTCAGTGTTTGAATTGCGGTAGTGAGGAACCTATCTTTCGTCAAGGATTTTGTAAAAAATGTTTTTTTGAAGTTCCTCAAGCAGCTGATTGGATTATGCATCCGGAGTTGAGCAAAGCACATTTGGATATTGAAGAACGTGATTTGAATTATGAAAAACAAATGCAATTGCAGCCTCATTATGTTTATTTGGCAAATTCAAGCAATGTGAAAGTTGGTGTTACTCGAAAATCGCAAACTCCTACACGATGGATAGACCAAGGTGCTCACGAGGCTTTGATTGTTGCAGAGTTACCAAATCGGTACTTGGCTGGCATTACGGAAGTAGCTCTAAAACAACATATTTCGGATAAAACCAATTGGAGAAAAATGCTTACTAATTCTATTGAAAATGTTGATTTAAAGGAAATTAAGTCAGGATTATTTCCTTTTATTCCGGAAGAAGCCAAGCCGTATGTTTTGGGAAATATGGATGAAATACACATACATTTTCCCGTGAAAAAATATCCAACACAAGTAAAAACACTAAATTTATTGAAAACACCTACATACGAGGGAATTTTAACAGGAATTAAAGGTCAATATCTTATTTTTGAGGATGATACAGTTTTTAATGTTCGCTCAAATGAAGGTTTGGTTGTGGGATTAACTATTACTGAT
- a CDS encoding GH3 auxin-responsive promoter family protein, producing MPLTLFNSITSWFLKRRIDQIELFVNNPHQTQERVLSELLNSAKDTEIGKKYGFSEIENYDQFTRNTPLVTYEEFEPFIERARRGERNIFWNTPIKWFAKSSGTTNAKSKFIPVSEEALQNCHYKSGKDMLCLYLNNNENSNLFKGKSLRLGGSKELYEENGTFFGDLSAILIENLPFWAEFSCTPSNKVSLMSEWESKLNAIVREARSENVTSMAGVPSWMLVLLNRILEETKKENLLEIWKNLEVYFHGGVSFIPYKEQYKKIIPSDNFRYYEIYNASEGFFGIQDRNNSDELLLMLDYGIFYEFIPMETFGTNQQKVIPLSEVELGKNYAMVITTNAGLWRYIIGDTIRFTSVSPYRIKITGRTKHFINVFGEELIIENTEKGLEKACKSTNSEVIDYTVAPIFMQDKLKGGHEWIIEFSKKPSDIEKFTEILDEELKKLNSDYEAKRYNNMTLNMPKIHIARENLFHDWLKNKDKLGGQNKVPRLSNNRQYIEELLQLQSIS from the coding sequence ATGCCATTAACACTATTCAATTCTATAACTTCGTGGTTTTTAAAACGGCGTATTGACCAAATTGAGCTATTTGTAAACAATCCGCATCAAACTCAAGAGCGCGTTCTGTCAGAATTATTAAATTCTGCAAAAGACACTGAAATTGGAAAAAAATACGGTTTTTCAGAAATCGAAAATTATGACCAATTTACAAGAAACACGCCTTTGGTAACTTACGAAGAATTCGAGCCTTTCATTGAGAGAGCAAGAAGAGGTGAGCGTAACATCTTCTGGAATACTCCTATCAAATGGTTTGCAAAAAGTAGCGGAACTACCAATGCAAAAAGCAAATTTATTCCCGTTAGTGAAGAGGCTTTACAGAATTGCCATTACAAATCAGGTAAAGATATGCTTTGCTTGTACCTAAACAACAACGAAAATTCTAACTTATTCAAAGGAAAGAGCTTACGACTTGGAGGAAGTAAAGAACTTTATGAGGAAAACGGAACATTTTTCGGTGATTTATCAGCAATTTTGATTGAAAATTTACCTTTCTGGGCAGAGTTCAGTTGCACCCCAAGTAACAAAGTTTCATTAATGAGCGAATGGGAGAGCAAACTCAACGCCATTGTGAGAGAAGCTCGAAGCGAAAACGTTACAAGTATGGCAGGCGTTCCTTCTTGGATGTTGGTTTTATTAAATCGTATTTTGGAAGAAACAAAAAAGGAAAATTTACTGGAAATATGGAAAAATTTAGAAGTTTATTTTCACGGAGGAGTAAGTTTTATTCCTTATAAAGAACAGTATAAAAAAATCATTCCTTCGGACAACTTCAGATATTACGAAATATACAATGCCTCAGAAGGTTTCTTTGGAATTCAAGACCGAAACAATTCGGACGAGTTGCTTTTAATGCTTGATTACGGGATTTTCTACGAATTTATTCCGATGGAAACTTTTGGCACAAATCAGCAGAAAGTCATTCCGTTGTCAGAGGTTGAACTCGGAAAGAATTATGCAATGGTAATTACCACAAATGCAGGACTTTGGCGTTACATAATTGGTGATACTATTCGCTTTACTTCTGTTTCTCCATATCGAATTAAAATCACAGGGCGAACAAAACATTTTATCAACGTTTTTGGCGAAGAACTCATCATCGAAAATACAGAAAAAGGATTAGAAAAAGCCTGCAAATCAACCAATAGCGAAGTAATTGATTACACAGTTGCCCCTATTTTTATGCAGGACAAGCTGAAAGGCGGACACGAATGGATTATTGAATTTAGCAAAAAACCAAGTGATATTGAAAAATTTACGGAAATTTTGGACGAAGAGCTGAAAAAATTAAACTCAGACTATGAGGCGAAACGCTATAACAATATGACCTTAAATATGCCAAAAATTCACATCGCTCGGGAAAATCTGTTTCACGATTGGTTAAAAAACAAAGACAAACTTGGGGGACAAAATAAAGTTCCAAGATTATCAAACAATCGTCAGTACATTGAGGAACTACTTCAACTTCAATCAATAAGCTAA
- the rsgA gene encoding ribosome small subunit-dependent GTPase A, whose protein sequence is MNGVVYKSTGSWYTVKSSDGTFYQCRIKGKFRIKGIKNTNPVAVGDFVSFELEESGNGVIQEIHERKNYIIRKSVNLSKQTHIIASNIDVAFLVITLNNPPTFTTFIDRFLVTAEAYHIPVVLLFNKIDSYNEEELIEIKYLASIYRKIGYECLGISAISGKNIDKVIDLMKNKTCVISGHSGVGKTTLINAIAPNLNLKTKEISEQHQQGQHTTTFAEMFDLDFGARIIDTPGIKGFGIVEIEDEELGDFFPEFFALKSECKFNNCLHIDEPDCAVKEALEKDEIAWSRYKSYLQILKGEDENYRIGEK, encoded by the coding sequence ATGAACGGAGTTGTATATAAATCCACCGGAAGTTGGTACACCGTAAAATCATCTGACGGAACGTTCTATCAATGCCGAATAAAAGGAAAATTCCGCATTAAAGGGATTAAAAACACTAATCCTGTGGCTGTTGGCGACTTTGTGAGTTTCGAGCTTGAGGAATCAGGAAATGGCGTAATCCAAGAAATTCACGAACGAAAAAATTACATCATTCGCAAATCTGTAAATCTTTCAAAACAAACGCATATCATTGCTTCAAACATTGATGTTGCATTTTTAGTTATTACATTGAATAATCCGCCGACTTTCACCACTTTTATCGACCGCTTTTTGGTTACTGCGGAAGCATATCACATTCCCGTGGTACTTCTGTTCAATAAAATAGATTCCTACAATGAGGAAGAATTGATTGAAATCAAGTATTTGGCTTCGATATATCGCAAAATTGGCTATGAATGCTTAGGGATTTCAGCCATCAGTGGTAAAAATATTGACAAAGTAATTGATTTGATGAAAAATAAAACTTGTGTCATATCCGGACATTCCGGTGTTGGAAAAACAACTTTGATAAATGCCATAGCACCCAATTTAAACCTAAAAACCAAAGAAATTTCAGAGCAACATCAACAAGGACAGCACACTACAACCTTTGCAGAAATGTTCGACCTCGACTTCGGAGCAAGAATAATTGACACTCCGGGTATAAAAGGCTTTGGAATTGTGGAAATTGAAGACGAAGAATTAGGAGACTTTTTTCCGGAATTTTTCGCTTTAAAATCAGAATGTAAATTTAATAATTGTCTACACATTGATGAACCCGATTGTGCTGTGAAAGAAGCCTTAGAAAAAGATGAAATCGCTTGGTCACGTTACAAAAGTTATCTGCAAATTTTAAAAGGAGAAGACGAAAATTACCGAATTGGCGAAAAATAA